The Campylobacter curvus genome includes the window ATGACGAGCTCGCCTTGCTATCGCCTATTGACGGCAAGATCGCAGATGTTTCTCTTTCAAATTTCGAAGGGGACGACGTTACCAAGATCGTGATAGAAAAATCGTTTTTTGGCGTTGGTTCGCTTCGTGCGCCGTGCGATATGCAAATTTTGAATATTCGCCGCAGACACGGGCTATTTTTGTGTAACCATATGAAAATTTCAGAGGCTCTCAACGAGCGAGCTTTACTCGTTTGTCAAAGCGGCTCGCTAAAATTTGCGATGCGCATAATCGCGGGAGTCTTTAGCAAAAGGCTTTTTTTAGATAGAGTTCAAAATTTAAAGGCCGCTCGTAAATTTGGCTTCCTGGGCTGCGGGGTAGTGGTGATGTTTTTGCCAAAAGATGCTAAAATTTGCGTAAGCGTAGGCGAAAAGCTAAAAGCCGGCGAGCTTTTGGGTTATTTTGATAAAAAGGATAGATGATGAATAGCTTACAAAAGATGCAGCTTATGTATATCTTGCCAAATTTATTTACCGCTGCGAGCGCATTTTTGGGCGTCATAAGCGTTATCTCGTCTATCCAGGGCAACTACACCAAAGCGATCATTTATGTCGTTTTATCTCTCGTGCTTGACGGGCTTGACGGACGCGTAGCCAGACTAACGAAAACTACCAGTAAATTTGGCGTAGAATTTGACAGCTTGGCCGATCTGGTCGCATTTGGCGTCGCACCGGCCATTTTGTTTTACATCGTCATCGGAGTGCAGTTTGGTAAATTTGGAGCGCTGATAGCTGCGATGTTTGTAGTTTTTGGAGCTATCAGACTTGCTAGGTTTAACGTAACTACGGGCACCTACGAACCAAACGTTTTCATCGGGCTTCCTATACCGACGGCCGCGATAGTCAGCGTCCTTTGGATCGGCGTGTATCTAGACTATGAAATTTTGCAAGGATTTGAGTGGTTTTACGTCCTTTTGCAAAGTGTCTTGGCGGTCTTGATGGTCAGCAACATCCGCTACCCAAGCTTTAAAAAGATGAATTTAAAACAAACTCATGTCATGCGCATATTAGTCGTTTTGGTAGTGGCGTTTTCCATGCTTTATCTTTATCCGTTTGAAAGTGCGACGATAGTTATGAGCGTTTACACTTTATATGGCATAATTAGAGCGGCCATAATGTTTAGTAAAAATTCTAAGAAAAAGGAGAGCGAATGAGCGATGCAGGTATTATAAAATCACGTAAATTCTTGCCTAAAATCGAAATCAAAAACTCTCTACTGCTACTTTGGTAGCGAATATTCACTCTAAAACTAACCCCAAAATTTTAAAATTTACACAAGGATAAAAAATGGATAATAAAATAATAATTTTTGATACGACATTAAGAGATGGTGAGCAAAGTCCGGGAGCTTCGATGAATACGGCTGAAAAGCTTCAAATAGCGCTTCAGCTAGAAAGGCTTGGCGTAGATGTCATGGAGGCTGGTTTCGCGGCGGCCAGCCTCGGAGATTTTGATGCAGTAAATCAAATAGCCAAACAAGCGTCCAATATAACCGTATGCTCGCTAGCTAGAGCCGTAGAGCGCGACATAAAGGCTGCCGGCGAGGCCTTGGCTCCCGCTAAACATAAGCGCATCCACACATTCATCGCTACAAGCCCTATCCATATGGAATTTAAGCTGAAAATGAAACCGGACGAGGTCATCAAACGCGCGGTAGACGCCGTGAAATACGCCAAGAGCTTTTGCGATGATGTCGAGTTTAGTTGCGAGGATGCGGGTAGGAGCGATTTGGAATTTTTAAAAGAAATTTGCGATGCGACGATAAATGCTGGTGCAAAAACCATAAATTTACCGGACACCGTCGGGTATCGCTTGCCTAGCGAGCTTAGTCAGAGGATAGGTCAAATGGTGCAGTTTATCGCAGGACGTGCCGTAGTTTCGGTGCATAATCACAATGACTTAGGCCTTGCGACGGCAAATTCTCTAGCCTGCATAAGTGCCGGTGCGCGTCAAGTGGAGTGCACGATAAACGGCATCGGTGAACGCGCAGGAAATGCCGCACTAGAAGAGATCGTGATGGCGATAAAGACACGCCAGGATGTGTTCGCTCCGCTTTATACGGACATCATCTGCAAGGAAATTTACCCGACTTCGCGTCTCATTGCCAGCATCACCGGCATCGAACCTCAGCCAAACAAAGCGATCGTGGGTAAAAACGCCTTTGCTCACGAAAGCGGCATACATCAAGACGGCGTGCTAAAACATAAAGAGACCTACGAGATCATCTCGGCCGAGAGCATAGGGCTTGAGAAAAATTCGCTCGTGCTTGGCAAGCATAGCGGCCGTCACGCATTTAAAGATAAGCTCGCCGCACTTGGATTTGACCTTGAGAGCGAGGCTTTAAATACCGCTTTTGAGAAATTTAAAGATCTTGCGGACAAGAAAAAGGAAATTTTCGATGATGATTTGCGTGCGCTCGTGGCTGAAGAGATAACCAAGATACCGCAAGCTTACGAGATAGTAAGACTACTTCAAAGTAGCTGCAACAACGCTCTGGCAAGCGCATCCGTGAGTATCAAGCATAATGATGAGGTCGTAAGCGACTCTGCGCTTGGAAACGGCACTGTCGATGCGATCTTTAAGGTCGTAGATAGGATAAGCGGCGTTAGCGGCATACTAAAAGATTATAAAGTCACCGCCGTTTCACAGGGTAAAGACGCTTTGGCCAAGGTCGATGTGAAGGTCGAATTTGAGGGCTTTAACGCGGTCATGGGGCACGGACTTGACATAGATACGATGATGGCTAGCGCAAAGGCGTATGTAGGGGCGCTAAATAGCTTTTTGAAAATGAAAAGGAATTGATTTGAAATTTAGCCTGCCTTATGAGGCGGGCGCTATCGGTGGCGACAAGAGCGATCAGTAAGTAAATATTATTCAAATTTTACGATATAATTACACAATAAAAATTTAATACTTCAAGGATATTGTATGGATCTATCTACGATACTTGGGATGCTTTTGTCGGTCACTAGTATCTCTATAGGCGATATCTTGGAGGGCGGAAGCCCCCTTCATGTCATTCATGTCTCGTCACTGCTTATCGTTATCCCTACCGCTATATTTTCGGCTATGACATCGACTAATAAAAAATTTATAAAGCCCGCTTTCAAGGAGCTGAAAATCATCTTTAAAGGCACCGGTACCGATGTGCCAAAGCTTATAAAAGAGCTCATCGATCTCTCTGTCACCGCACGTAGAGATGGGCTTTTGGCGCTTGAGCCAAAGGTAGCTACTATCGAAGATGAATTTTTAAAGAGTGCGATGATGATGCTCGTCGACGGTCAGCCAATAGGCGACATCAGAGAAAATATGGAGATCAAGATAGAGCAGCTTGAAGAGTATTACCACGA containing:
- a CDS encoding phosphatidylserine decarboxylase: MTGYIARYGYKCIAFSGILLLLSLLFGFLPLFFTVIFILTLYFFRDPERVPYTDDELALLSPIDGKIADVSLSNFEGDDVTKIVIEKSFFGVGSLRAPCDMQILNIRRRHGLFLCNHMKISEALNERALLVCQSGSLKFAMRIIAGVFSKRLFLDRVQNLKAARKFGFLGCGVVVMFLPKDAKICVSVGEKLKAGELLGYFDKKDR
- the pssA gene encoding CDP-diacylglycerol--serine O-phosphatidyltransferase; this translates as MNSLQKMQLMYILPNLFTAASAFLGVISVISSIQGNYTKAIIYVVLSLVLDGLDGRVARLTKTTSKFGVEFDSLADLVAFGVAPAILFYIVIGVQFGKFGALIAAMFVVFGAIRLARFNVTTGTYEPNVFIGLPIPTAAIVSVLWIGVYLDYEILQGFEWFYVLLQSVLAVLMVSNIRYPSFKKMNLKQTHVMRILVVLVVAFSMLYLYPFESATIVMSVYTLYGIIRAAIMFSKNSKKKESE
- a CDS encoding 2-isopropylmalate synthase translates to MDNKIIIFDTTLRDGEQSPGASMNTAEKLQIALQLERLGVDVMEAGFAAASLGDFDAVNQIAKQASNITVCSLARAVERDIKAAGEALAPAKHKRIHTFIATSPIHMEFKLKMKPDEVIKRAVDAVKYAKSFCDDVEFSCEDAGRSDLEFLKEICDATINAGAKTINLPDTVGYRLPSELSQRIGQMVQFIAGRAVVSVHNHNDLGLATANSLACISAGARQVECTINGIGERAGNAALEEIVMAIKTRQDVFAPLYTDIICKEIYPTSRLIASITGIEPQPNKAIVGKNAFAHESGIHQDGVLKHKETYEIISAESIGLEKNSLVLGKHSGRHAFKDKLAALGFDLESEALNTAFEKFKDLADKKKEIFDDDLRALVAEEITKIPQAYEIVRLLQSSCNNALASASVSIKHNDEVVSDSALGNGTVDAIFKVVDRISGVSGILKDYKVTAVSQGKDALAKVDVKVEFEGFNAVMGHGLDIDTMMASAKAYVGALNSFLKMKRN
- the motA gene encoding flagellar motor stator protein MotA, with product MDLSTILGMLLSVTSISIGDILEGGSPLHVIHVSSLLIVIPTAIFSAMTSTNKKFIKPAFKELKIIFKGTGTDVPKLIKELIDLSVTARRDGLLALEPKVATIEDEFLKSAMMMLVDGQPIGDIRENMEIKIEQLEEYYHECGHFWIKTGESCPTFGLVGAVMGLMLALALLDDPAAMAAGIAGAFTATVTGIMGAYAIFGPWGAKIMANAKDIIRTKTVIVEAVTGIAEGANPRNLEERLFNFLSHDEPAQSQFNK